Proteins from a genomic interval of Deinococcus ruber:
- a CDS encoding class I SAM-dependent methyltransferase: protein MIRNPFQSADGAARYAAGRPYLHPLFMEQLRPLLSGCELGADVACGTGLGSVALAEVVGQVVAFDASAAMLAHAAPHPRVVYALAPAEALPLPDACLDVLSVAQGIHWFDRPRFFAEARRTLKPGGVLFVYDMFFLAHLEGQPAFTDWMHQQYGVRYPPPPRWPYKLDAAQAQAEDFSFVEGQFDHVVPFSRPQVVAYLMTHSNTVAVSDEGRETPQEIATWLGSNIARFLPDGAVGQFMFGGLWRALKRLV from the coding sequence GTGATTCGCAATCCCTTTCAGAGTGCGGACGGAGCGGCCCGGTACGCGGCGGGGCGGCCCTACCTGCACCCGCTGTTCATGGAGCAGTTGCGCCCGCTCCTGAGCGGCTGCGAGCTGGGGGCCGATGTTGCCTGCGGCACCGGGCTGGGAAGCGTGGCGCTGGCAGAAGTGGTGGGGCAGGTGGTGGCATTCGATGCGTCTGCTGCGATGCTGGCACACGCCGCGCCGCACCCGCGTGTGGTGTACGCCCTCGCACCTGCCGAAGCGCTGCCGCTCCCGGATGCCTGCCTGGACGTGCTGAGCGTGGCCCAGGGTATCCACTGGTTCGACCGCCCGCGCTTCTTTGCCGAGGCCCGAAGGACGCTGAAGCCGGGCGGTGTGCTGTTCGTCTACGACATGTTCTTTCTGGCGCACCTCGAAGGGCAGCCAGCGTTCACCGACTGGATGCACCAGCAGTACGGTGTGCGCTATCCGCCTCCTCCGCGTTGGCCCTATAAACTCGACGCGGCGCAGGCGCAGGCCGAGGACTTCAGTTTTGTCGAGGGGCAATTCGATCATGTGGTGCCGTTCAGTCGCCCGCAGGTGGTGGCCTACCTGATGACCCACAGCAACACCGTGGCAGTCAGCGACGAGGGCCGAGAGACGCCCCAGGAAATCGCCACGTGGCTGGGCAGCAACATTGCCCGCTTCCTGCCAGACGGGGCCGTGGGTCAGTTTATGTTCGGCGGCCTGTGGCGGGCTTTAAAACGGCTGGTCTGA
- a CDS encoding pyridoxal phosphate-dependent aminotransferase, with translation MTTTPTFTPRLSQQVQRLKPSSTIAVTTRALEMQRAGIDVLSMAAGEPDFETPPHVREAAIAAINGGKTRYTQVQGIPELRETIAAKLKRENGLDYTPDQVTVGTGGKQSLFNAFFALLDPGDEVLIPAPYWVSYPEMVSFAGGVPVAVPTRPEDGYRLDVEALRAAITPRTKVIVLNSPGNPTGAVFPEETLRAVAELAQERGLFIVTDEMYEHIIYDRQHVSIARFAPDHTLTINGASKAYAMTGWRIGYAAGPLPLIRAMNAIQGQSTSNPNSVAQWAAVTAIADSREFIEMARGKFQQRRNRIVEGLNALGLSTPTPDGAFYVLSDTTRIHENELEAARIILDEARVAVVPGTDFLAPGRVRLSYATSLENIEKVLERLAKL, from the coding sequence ATGACGACCACGCCCACCTTCACCCCGCGCCTGTCGCAGCAGGTGCAGCGGCTCAAGCCCAGCAGTACCATCGCCGTGACCACCCGCGCCCTGGAAATGCAGCGGGCCGGAATCGACGTGCTGAGCATGGCAGCAGGTGAACCCGATTTCGAGACGCCGCCGCACGTGCGCGAGGCTGCCATCGCCGCGATCAACGGCGGCAAGACCCGCTATACGCAGGTGCAGGGCATTCCAGAGCTGCGCGAGACGATTGCCGCCAAGCTGAAGCGCGAGAACGGTCTGGATTACACGCCCGATCAGGTCACGGTGGGTACGGGCGGCAAGCAGAGCCTGTTCAACGCCTTTTTTGCGCTGCTCGACCCCGGTGACGAGGTGCTGATTCCCGCCCCGTACTGGGTCAGTTATCCGGAAATGGTGAGCTTCGCGGGCGGCGTGCCGGTGGCGGTGCCGACGCGCCCGGAAGACGGCTACCGCCTGGACGTGGAAGCGCTGCGGGCCGCCATCACGCCGCGCACGAAGGTGATCGTGCTGAACAGCCCCGGCAACCCCACGGGCGCGGTCTTCCCCGAGGAGACGCTGCGGGCGGTGGCGGAACTGGCCCAGGAACGCGGCCTGTTCATCGTGACCGACGAGATGTACGAGCACATCATCTATGACCGCCAGCACGTGAGTATTGCCCGCTTTGCCCCCGACCACACTCTGACCATCAACGGGGCGAGCAAGGCGTATGCCATGACCGGCTGGCGCATCGGCTACGCGGCGGGGCCACTGCCGCTCATTCGCGCCATGAACGCCATCCAGGGCCAGAGCACCAGCAATCCCAACAGCGTGGCGCAGTGGGCCGCCGTGACCGCGATTGCCGACAGCCGCGAGTTTATCGAGATGGCACGCGGCAAATTCCAGCAGCGCCGCAACCGCATCGTGGAGGGGCTGAATGCACTGGGGCTGAGCACACCCACGCCCGACGGAGCGTTCTACGTGCTGAGCGACACCACCCGCATCCACGAAAACGAGCTGGAAGCGGCCCGCATCATTCTGGATGAGGCGCGGGTCGCCGTCGTTCCCGGCACCGATTTTCTGGCCCCCGGACGCGTCAGACTGAGTTACGCCACCAGCCTGGAGAACATCGAGAAGGTGCTGGAGCGGCTGGCGAAGCTGTAA